One segment of Streptomyces roseifaciens DNA contains the following:
- a CDS encoding cation diffusion facilitator family transporter — protein sequence MSASGGTKAIVAALGANLAIAVAKFVAFAFSGSSSMLAEGVHSVADSGNQALLLLGGKKAKRAASEEHPFGYGRERYIYGFLVSIVLFTIGGVFALYEGYEKIKEPHEIEHWYWPVGVLVFAIIAESFSFRTAIKESNELRGEQSWGQFIRTAKAPELPVVLLEDFGALVGLVLALGGVCISIVTGDGVWDGIGTLCIGALLVLIAIVLASETKSLLLGEAAGPEQLAKIRAAAVDGETVTRVIHMRTLHLGPEELLVAAKIAVPHEDTAVEIARAIDAAEARIREAVPIARVIYLEPDVYREEAAAAGADPAATPGGPPRH from the coding sequence ATGAGTGCATCAGGCGGAACCAAGGCCATCGTCGCCGCGCTCGGCGCCAACCTGGCCATCGCCGTGGCGAAGTTCGTCGCGTTCGCGTTCAGCGGCTCGTCGTCGATGCTCGCCGAAGGAGTGCACTCGGTCGCCGACTCCGGCAACCAGGCACTGCTCCTCCTCGGCGGCAAGAAGGCCAAGCGCGCGGCCAGCGAGGAGCACCCCTTCGGCTACGGCCGCGAGCGCTACATCTACGGATTCCTCGTCTCGATCGTCCTGTTCACCATCGGTGGCGTCTTCGCGCTCTACGAGGGCTACGAGAAGATCAAGGAACCGCACGAGATCGAGCACTGGTACTGGCCGGTCGGCGTCCTCGTCTTCGCGATCATCGCGGAGAGCTTCTCCTTCCGCACGGCGATCAAGGAGTCCAACGAGCTGCGCGGCGAGCAGTCCTGGGGCCAGTTCATCCGCACCGCCAAGGCCCCCGAGCTGCCCGTCGTCCTCCTCGAGGACTTCGGCGCCCTCGTCGGCCTCGTCCTCGCCCTCGGCGGCGTCTGCATCTCCATCGTCACCGGCGACGGCGTCTGGGACGGCATCGGCACCCTGTGCATCGGCGCCCTGCTGGTGCTGATCGCCATCGTCCTCGCCTCGGAGACGAAGTCCCTGCTGCTCGGCGAGGCCGCCGGACCGGAGCAGCTCGCGAAGATCCGCGCCGCGGCCGTCGACGGCGAGACCGTCACCCGCGTCATCCACATGCGCACCCTCCACCTGGGCCCCGAGGAGCTCCTCGTCGCGGCCAAGATCGCGGTGCCGCACGAGGACACCGCCGTGGAGATCGCCCGTGCGATCGACGCTGCGGAGGCGAGGATCCGCGAGGCGGTCCCGATCGCCCGGGTCATCTACCTGGAGCCGGACGTCTACCGCGAGGAAGCGGCAGCGGCCGGCGCCGACCCGGCAGCGACCCCGGGCGGCCCGCCCCGCCACTGA
- the dapA gene encoding 4-hydroxy-tetrahydrodipicolinate synthase: MAPTSTPQTPFGRVLTAMVTPFTADGALDLDGAQRLATHLVDAGNDGLIVNGTTGESPTTSDAEKAQLVRAVVEAVGDRAHVVAGAGTNHTHHSAELARAAEKAGAHGLLVVTPYYNKPPQQGLVRHFTAVADATGLPVMVYDIPGRSGVAIDTETLVRLADHPRIVANKDAKGDLGATSWAIARSGLAWYSGDDMLNLPQLAVGAAGFVSVAGHFVAADLRAMTDAYLAGDVRKATEIHQKLLPVFTGLFRTQGVMTTKAGLALQGLPAGPVRLPLVELTEQETEQLRRDLTAGGVQLG, translated from the coding sequence ATGGCTCCGACCTCCACACCGCAGACGCCCTTCGGGCGGGTCCTGACCGCCATGGTCACGCCCTTCACCGCTGACGGTGCCCTCGACCTCGACGGCGCTCAGCGGCTCGCCACCCACCTCGTGGACGCCGGCAACGACGGCCTCATCGTCAACGGCACCACCGGCGAGTCCCCGACCACCAGCGATGCGGAGAAAGCCCAGCTCGTACGGGCCGTGGTCGAGGCGGTCGGAGACCGCGCCCACGTCGTCGCCGGAGCCGGCACCAACCACACGCACCACAGCGCCGAGCTGGCCCGCGCCGCCGAGAAGGCGGGCGCCCACGGCCTCCTCGTCGTCACGCCGTACTACAACAAGCCCCCGCAGCAGGGCCTGGTCCGGCACTTCACCGCCGTCGCCGACGCCACCGGCCTGCCGGTGATGGTCTACGACATCCCGGGCCGCAGCGGCGTCGCCATCGACACCGAGACCCTCGTCCGGCTGGCGGACCACCCGCGCATCGTCGCCAACAAGGACGCCAAGGGCGACCTGGGCGCGACGAGCTGGGCCATCGCCCGCTCCGGCCTCGCCTGGTACTCCGGCGACGACATGCTGAACCTGCCGCAGCTCGCCGTCGGCGCCGCAGGCTTCGTCTCGGTCGCGGGCCACTTCGTCGCCGCCGACCTGCGCGCCATGACCGACGCCTACCTGGCCGGTGACGTCCGCAAGGCCACCGAGATCCACCAGAAGCTGCTCCCCGTCTTCACGGGCCTCTTCCGCACCCAGGGCGTCATGACCACCAAGGCGGGCCTGGCCCTGCAGGGACTGCCCGCCGGCCCCGTGCGCCTGCCGCTGGTCGAGCTCACCGAGCAGGAGACCGAGCAGCTCCGGCGCGACCTCACGGCCGGCGGCGTCCAGCTCGGCTGA
- a CDS encoding fructose-specific PTS transporter subunit EIIC produces MTSPADPPERDTAPEGRRLLAVTACPTGIAHTYMAAEKLAQAAQELGYGMKVETQGSIGAENVLSDAEIREADGIIVAADKDVDLSRFAGKRVLSVGVAEGIRHPERLIRDVLSAPVHRGDGAGAGTGAGDGAFAGAGGGGRERGTVYKALMNGVSYMIPFVVVGGLLISVSLALGGRTTPQGIVFDSSFWQTVNDIGAIGFALMIPVLSGYIAYAVGDRPALVPGMVGGWIASHGELYDSKAGAGFIGAIATGFLAGYLVVWIKKVRVPEFVRPIMPIIVIPIVATTTLGLFFVYVIGRPIAWVFEHLTSWLGGLTGTSAALLGVVLGLMIAFDMGGPVNKTAFLFGAGLVSKNPEIMGMCAAAIPVPPLGQGLATLLRRGLFSKQEQETGAAALFMGFFGITEGAIPFAAARPARVIPANMCGGAVAGAIAGLAAVADNVPHGGPIVAVLGAVDGVPMFFVAIAVGTVVTALMTVTLMTVGARPAPTRGATPPAAPAPAVEAPAGAGLPAGGPDGSALSGHLTVRTVRPRLAAHGKEAAIREMAGLLAASGHVDDVDGLVAAALAREEMGTTGLGEEIAIPHAKTDAVSAPVVGFARSEGIEWGALDGTKARLIFMIAVPSAAAGDEHLRILAMLSRKLMDPGFRERLLSAEADAGALAGILREVQ; encoded by the coding sequence GTGACCAGTCCGGCCGATCCGCCCGAGCGTGACACGGCGCCAGAGGGACGCAGGCTGCTCGCCGTGACCGCCTGTCCGACCGGGATCGCGCACACGTACATGGCGGCGGAGAAGCTGGCCCAGGCCGCGCAGGAGCTCGGCTACGGGATGAAGGTGGAGACGCAGGGGTCGATCGGGGCCGAGAACGTCCTCTCCGACGCCGAGATCAGGGAGGCCGACGGCATCATCGTCGCCGCCGACAAGGACGTCGACCTGAGCCGCTTCGCGGGGAAGCGGGTGCTGTCCGTCGGGGTTGCCGAGGGCATCCGTCATCCGGAGCGGCTGATCCGGGACGTGCTGAGCGCGCCGGTCCACCGGGGGGACGGCGCGGGGGCGGGGACCGGGGCCGGGGACGGGGCGTTCGCGGGGGCGGGTGGTGGCGGGAGGGAGCGCGGCACCGTCTACAAGGCGCTGATGAACGGCGTCTCGTACATGATCCCGTTCGTGGTCGTCGGCGGTCTGCTGATCTCCGTGTCGCTCGCCCTGGGCGGGCGGACCACCCCTCAGGGGATCGTCTTCGACAGCTCCTTCTGGCAGACGGTCAACGACATCGGCGCCATCGGCTTCGCGCTGATGATCCCGGTGCTCTCCGGCTACATCGCCTATGCCGTCGGGGACCGGCCGGCTCTCGTGCCGGGCATGGTCGGGGGCTGGATCGCGAGCCACGGGGAGCTGTACGACAGCAAGGCGGGGGCGGGGTTCATCGGGGCGATCGCCACCGGGTTCCTGGCCGGCTATCTGGTGGTGTGGATCAAGAAGGTCAGGGTGCCGGAGTTCGTCCGGCCGATCATGCCGATCATCGTGATCCCGATCGTGGCCACGACGACGCTCGGCCTGTTCTTCGTCTACGTCATCGGCCGGCCGATCGCGTGGGTCTTCGAGCACCTCACGAGCTGGCTCGGCGGGCTCACCGGGACGAGTGCGGCGCTGCTCGGCGTCGTGCTCGGCCTGATGATCGCCTTCGACATGGGCGGGCCCGTCAACAAGACGGCGTTCCTCTTCGGTGCGGGGCTGGTCTCGAAGAACCCCGAGATCATGGGCATGTGTGCCGCGGCCATTCCGGTGCCGCCGCTCGGGCAGGGGCTCGCGACGCTGCTGCGGCGGGGGCTGTTCAGCAAGCAGGAGCAGGAGACCGGGGCGGCGGCGCTGTTCATGGGGTTCTTCGGCATCACCGAAGGGGCGATCCCCTTCGCCGCGGCCCGGCCCGCGCGGGTCATTCCGGCGAACATGTGCGGCGGTGCGGTGGCGGGTGCGATCGCGGGGCTCGCGGCGGTGGCGGACAACGTGCCGCACGGGGGGCCGATCGTGGCGGTGCTCGGGGCGGTGGACGGGGTGCCGATGTTCTTCGTCGCGATCGCCGTCGGCACGGTGGTGACGGCGCTGATGACGGTCACGCTGATGACCGTCGGTGCGCGGCCGGCTCCCACCCGGGGAGCGACTCCCCCTGCTGCCCCTGCTCCCGCCGTGGAGGCGCCTGCCGGGGCCGGGCTGCCGGCGGGCGGGCCCGACGGTTCCGCGCTCTCCGGCCACCTCACCGTACGGACCGTGCGGCCGCGGCTCGCGGCCCACGGGAAGGAGGCGGCGATCCGGGAGATGGCCGGGCTGCTGGCCGCGAGCGGGCACGTGGACGACGTCGACGGTCTGGTCGCGGCGGCGCTCGCGCGGGAGGAGATGGGGACGACGGGGCTCGGGGAGGAGATCGCGATCCCGCATGCGAAGACGGATGCGGTGTCGGCCCCGGTGGTCGGGTTCGCGCGCTCGGAGGGCATCGAGTGGGGGGCGCTGGACGGGACGAAGGCCCGGCTGATCTTCATGATCGCCGTACCGAGCGCCGCCGCGGGCGACGAGCATCTGCGGATCCTGGCGATGCTGTCGCGGAAACTGATGGATCCGGGCTTCCGGGAGCGGTTGCTCTCGGCGGAGGCGGATGCGGGGGCCCTGGCGGGCATCCTGCGCGAGGTCCAGTAG
- the manA gene encoding mannose-6-phosphate isomerase, class I, whose protein sequence is MDRLVNTVRPYAWGSTTAIPALLGTAPTGEPQAELWMGAHPGAPSRVDRSGSGEGLRPLSDVIAADPEGELGARAVRRFGPRLPFLFKVLAAGSPLSLQVHPDLARAAAGHAAEEARGVPLDAPHRNYKDTDHKPELLCALTPFEGLCGFRAPGETAALLAALDVDSLKPYADLLHAQPEADALREVLTAVLTADHGEMARTVTEAAAAAERLSAQEGPYRDACTAYVSLARHYPGDPGVIAAMLLNHVRLQPGEALYLGAGVPHAYLDGLGVEIMANSDNVLRCGLTPKHVDVPELLRVVRFESTAAAVLRPEADAGGEEVYGTPVEEFRLSRFDLAPGSTTTLPSGTPQILLCTSGSAVLRTADDGQELRLGQGESAFVRAAETVVLAGDDARVFRATVAV, encoded by the coding sequence ATGGACCGCCTCGTCAACACCGTGCGCCCCTACGCCTGGGGCTCCACCACCGCGATCCCCGCGCTGCTGGGCACCGCCCCCACCGGCGAGCCGCAGGCCGAGCTGTGGATGGGCGCCCACCCCGGCGCCCCGTCCCGCGTCGACCGGAGCGGCAGCGGAGAGGGCCTGCGCCCGCTGTCCGACGTCATCGCCGCCGACCCCGAGGGCGAGCTCGGCGCGCGGGCCGTCCGCCGCTTCGGGCCCCGCCTGCCGTTCCTGTTCAAGGTCCTCGCCGCCGGCTCCCCGCTCTCCCTCCAGGTTCACCCCGACCTCGCCCGGGCGGCGGCCGGTCACGCCGCGGAGGAGGCCCGGGGCGTCCCCCTCGACGCCCCCCACCGCAACTACAAGGACACCGACCACAAGCCCGAACTCCTCTGCGCCCTCACCCCCTTCGAGGGGCTGTGCGGCTTCCGCGCGCCCGGCGAGACGGCCGCCCTCCTCGCCGCACTCGACGTCGACTCCCTCAAGCCGTACGCCGACCTCCTGCACGCCCAGCCCGAGGCGGACGCCCTGCGCGAGGTGCTCACCGCCGTCCTCACCGCGGACCACGGCGAGATGGCCCGCACCGTCACCGAGGCGGCCGCCGCGGCCGAGCGGCTCTCCGCGCAGGAAGGGCCGTACCGGGACGCCTGCACCGCCTACGTCTCCCTCGCCCGGCACTACCCCGGCGACCCCGGAGTCATCGCCGCCATGCTCCTCAACCACGTGCGCCTCCAGCCCGGCGAAGCCCTCTACCTGGGCGCCGGCGTCCCGCACGCCTACCTCGACGGCCTCGGCGTCGAAATCATGGCCAACTCGGACAACGTGCTGCGCTGCGGGCTGACGCCCAAGCACGTCGACGTCCCCGAACTGCTGCGCGTCGTCCGCTTCGAGAGCACCGCCGCCGCCGTCCTGCGCCCCGAGGCCGACGCCGGCGGCGAGGAGGTCTACGGCACCCCCGTCGAGGAGTTCCGCCTCTCCCGCTTCGACCTCGCCCCCGGCTCCACGACCACGCTGCCCTCCGGAACGCCCCAGATCCTCCTGTGCACCTCGGGCAGCGCCGTCCTGCGCACGGCGGACGACGGGCAGGAGCTGCGGCTCGGCCAGGGCGAATCCGCGTTCGTACGGGCGGCCGAGACCGTGGTGCTCGCCGGTGACGACGCCAGGGTCTTCCGCGCCACGGTCGCGGTCTGA
- the dapB gene encoding 4-hydroxy-tetrahydrodipicolinate reductase: MSKLRVAVIGAKGRIGSEAVRAVEAAEDMELVAALGRGDGLEALTEAGAQVAVELTHPDSVMENLEFCVRNGIHGVVGTTGWTEERLAQLNSWLDASPSTGVLIAPNFSIGAVLTMSFARQAARFFESVEVVELHHPNKADAPSGTATRTAQLIAAARREAGCAPQPDATTTALEGARGADVDGVPVHAVRLRGLLAHQEVLFGDTGETLTIRHDSLHHSCFMPGILLGARRVTTTPGLTFGLENFLDLG, from the coding sequence ATGAGCAAGCTGCGCGTCGCGGTCATCGGAGCCAAGGGCCGCATCGGCTCCGAGGCCGTACGGGCCGTCGAAGCCGCCGAGGACATGGAGCTGGTGGCCGCGCTGGGCCGGGGCGACGGGCTGGAGGCCCTGACCGAGGCGGGAGCCCAGGTCGCGGTCGAGCTGACGCACCCCGACTCGGTCATGGAGAACCTCGAGTTCTGCGTGCGCAACGGCATCCACGGCGTCGTCGGCACCACCGGCTGGACCGAGGAGCGCCTCGCGCAGCTGAACTCCTGGCTCGACGCCTCGCCGTCGACCGGCGTGCTCATCGCCCCGAACTTCTCCATCGGGGCCGTCCTGACCATGTCCTTCGCCCGCCAGGCGGCCCGCTTCTTCGAGTCCGTCGAGGTCGTCGAGCTGCACCACCCCAACAAGGCCGACGCCCCCTCCGGCACGGCCACCCGCACCGCGCAGCTCATCGCCGCCGCCCGGCGCGAGGCGGGCTGTGCCCCGCAGCCCGACGCCACCACGACCGCCCTGGAGGGTGCGCGCGGCGCGGACGTCGACGGGGTGCCCGTGCACGCCGTACGGCTCCGCGGCCTCCTGGCCCACCAGGAGGTGCTCTTCGGCGACACCGGCGAGACGCTCACCATCCGGCACGACTCGCTGCACCACAGCTGCTTCATGCCGGGCATCCTGCTCGGCGCACGGCGCGTCACGACGACCCCGGGCCTGACGTTCGGCCTGGAAAACTTCCTGGACCTGGGCTGA
- the ahcY gene encoding adenosylhomocysteinase, with product MTTTSPGQDFKVADLSLAAFGRKEITLAEHEMPGLMAIRKEYAEAQPLAGARITGSLHMTVQTAVLIETLVALGAEVRWASCNIFSTQDHAAAAIAVGPNGTPENPQGIPVFAWKGESLEEYWWCTEQALTWPNTATGGPNMILDDGGDATLLVHKGVEFEKVGSAPDPSTADSEEFAQILTLLNRTLGENPQKWTQLASEIRGVTEETTTGVHRLYEMQREGTLLFPAINVNDAVTKSKFDNKYGCRHSLIDGINRATDVLIGGKVAVVCGYGDVGKGCAESLRGQGARVIVTEIDPINALQAAMDGYQVTTLEDVVESADIFVTTTGNKDIIMASDMARMKHQAIVGNIGHFDNEIDMAGLAKIPGIVKDEVKPQVHTWTFEDGKVLIVLSEGRLLNLGNATGHPSFVMSNSFADQTLAQIELFTKPESYPTDVYVLPKQLDEKVARLHLDALGVKLTELRPEQAAYIGVPVEGPYKPDHYRY from the coding sequence ATGACCACCACTTCCCCCGGCCAGGACTTCAAGGTCGCGGATCTTTCGCTGGCGGCCTTCGGCCGTAAGGAGATCACGCTGGCCGAGCATGAGATGCCCGGTCTGATGGCGATCCGCAAGGAGTATGCGGAGGCGCAGCCGCTGGCGGGTGCGCGTATCACTGGTTCGCTGCACATGACGGTGCAGACGGCCGTTCTGATCGAGACCCTCGTGGCGCTGGGCGCGGAGGTGCGCTGGGCGTCCTGCAACATCTTCTCCACCCAGGACCACGCCGCCGCCGCCATCGCGGTCGGCCCGAACGGCACCCCGGAGAACCCGCAGGGCATTCCGGTGTTCGCCTGGAAGGGCGAGTCCCTGGAGGAGTACTGGTGGTGCACGGAGCAGGCGCTGACCTGGCCGAACACCGCCACCGGCGGCCCGAACATGATCCTGGACGACGGCGGTGACGCCACCCTCCTGGTCCACAAGGGCGTCGAGTTCGAGAAGGTGGGCAGCGCCCCGGACCCGTCGACGGCGGACAGCGAGGAGTTCGCCCAGATCCTCACCCTGCTGAACCGCACGCTGGGGGAGAACCCCCAGAAGTGGACCCAGCTGGCGTCGGAGATCCGTGGTGTCACGGAGGAGACGACGACGGGTGTGCATCGTCTGTACGAGATGCAGCGTGAGGGCACGTTGCTGTTCCCCGCGATCAATGTGAATGACGCGGTGACGAAGTCGAAGTTCGACAACAAGTACGGTTGCCGTCATTCGCTGATCGATGGGATCAACCGGGCCACGGATGTGCTGATCGGTGGCAAGGTCGCGGTGGTGTGTGGTTATGGCGATGTGGGCAAGGGGTGTGCGGAGTCGCTGCGCGGGCAGGGTGCGCGGGTGATCGTGACGGAGATCGACCCGATCAATGCGCTGCAGGCGGCGATGGACGGCTACCAGGTGACGACCCTGGAGGACGTCGTGGAGAGCGCGGACATCTTCGTGACCACGACGGGCAACAAGGACATCATCATGGCCTCGGACATGGCCCGGATGAAGCACCAGGCGATCGTGGGGAACATCGGTCACTTCGACAACGAGATCGACATGGCGGGTCTGGCGAAGATCCCGGGGATTGTGAAGGACGAGGTGAAGCCGCAGGTCCACACGTGGACGTTCGAGGACGGCAAGGTCCTGATCGTGCTGTCCGAGGGTCGTCTGCTGAACCTGGGGAACGCGACGGGTCACCCGTCGTTCGTGATGTCGAACTCTTTCGCGGACCAGACGCTGGCGCAGATCGAGCTGTTCACGAAGCCGGAGTCGTACCCGACGGATGTGTACGTCCTGCCGAAGCAGCTGGATGAGAAGGTGGCGCGGCTGCACCTGGATGCGCTGGGTGTGAAGCTGACCGAGCTCCGTCCGGAGCAGGCGGCCTACATTGGTGTCCCGGTCGAGGGTCCGTACAAGCCGGACCACTACCGCTACTGA
- the thyX gene encoding FAD-dependent thymidylate synthase has product MTDSPTETAKPTFRGDVTVELVKHSAADSDVLWAARVSTAGEQSLEEITKDPERSKGLINYLMRDRHGSPFEHNSMTFFISAPIFVFREFMRHRVGWSYNEESGRYRELQPVFYVPDAERKLVQEGRPGKYVFVEGTDAQHELTTRVMESTYREAYEAYQEMLAAGVAREVARSVLPVGLFSSMYATCNARSLMHFLGLRTQHEQAAVPSFPQREIEMVGEKMEAEWAKLMPLTYAAFNKNGRVAP; this is encoded by the coding sequence GTGACCGACAGCCCCACCGAGACCGCCAAGCCCACGTTCCGCGGCGACGTGACCGTCGAGCTGGTCAAGCACAGCGCTGCCGACTCCGACGTGCTGTGGGCGGCCCGCGTCTCCACCGCCGGCGAGCAGTCCCTGGAAGAGATCACCAAGGACCCGGAGCGGTCCAAGGGGCTGATCAACTACCTGATGCGCGACCGCCACGGCAGCCCCTTCGAGCACAACTCGATGACCTTCTTCATCAGCGCGCCGATCTTCGTCTTCCGCGAGTTCATGCGCCACCGCGTGGGCTGGTCGTACAACGAGGAGTCGGGTCGCTACCGGGAGCTGCAGCCCGTCTTCTACGTCCCGGACGCCGAGCGCAAGCTCGTCCAGGAGGGCCGTCCCGGCAAGTACGTCTTCGTCGAGGGCACCGACGCGCAGCACGAGCTGACCACGCGCGTCATGGAGAGCACCTACCGCGAGGCCTACGAGGCCTACCAGGAGATGCTGGCCGCCGGCGTGGCCCGCGAGGTCGCGCGCTCGGTCCTCCCGGTCGGCCTGTTCTCCTCGATGTACGCCACCTGCAACGCCCGCTCGCTGATGCACTTCCTCGGCCTGCGCACGCAGCATGAGCAGGCGGCCGTGCCGTCCTTCCCGCAGCGGGAGATCGAGATGGTCGGCGAGAAGATGGAGGCGGAGTGGGCGAAGCTCATGCCCCTCACGTACGCCGCGTTCAACAAGAACGGCCGCGTCGCCCCCTGA
- a CDS encoding ribonuclease J: MSHPHPELGPPPKLPENGLRVTPLGGLGEIGRNMTVFEYGGRLLIVDCGVLFPEEEQPGIDLILPDFSSIRDRLDDIDGIVLTHGHEDHIGGVPYLLREKPDIPLIGSKLTLALIEAKLQEHRIRPYTLEVVEGHRERIGPFDCEFIAVNHSIPDALAVAIRTPAGMAVHTGDFKMDQLPLDRRLTDLPAFAKLGEEGIDLLLVDSTNAEVPGFVPPERDISGVLRQVFAGAQKRIIVASFASHVHRIQQILDAAHEYGRRVAFVGRSMVRNMGIARDLGYLRIPAGLVVDVKTLDDLPDDEVVLVCTGSQGEPMAALSRMANRDHQIRIVQGDTVILASSLIPGNENAVYRVINGLTRWGANVVHKGNARVHVSGHASAGELLYFYNICKPRNLMPVHGEWRHLRANAELGALTGVPKNHIVIAEDGVVVDLVNGSAKIVGKVQAGYVYVDGLSVGDVTETSLKDRRILGDEGIISVFIVVDSTTGKVVSGPQIQARGSGIEDAAFSAVVPKIEEVIAKSASDGVVELHQLQQLVRRTMGKWVSDTYRRRPMILPVVVEV, translated from the coding sequence TTGAGCCACCCGCATCCTGAACTCGGCCCCCCGCCGAAGCTCCCCGAGAACGGCCTGCGCGTCACCCCGCTCGGCGGCCTGGGGGAGATCGGCCGCAACATGACGGTCTTCGAATACGGCGGCCGCCTGCTGATCGTCGACTGCGGAGTGCTCTTCCCCGAGGAGGAGCAGCCCGGAATCGACCTGATCCTGCCCGACTTCTCGTCCATCCGTGACCGCCTCGACGACATCGACGGCATCGTGCTCACGCACGGTCACGAGGACCACATCGGCGGCGTTCCCTACCTGCTCCGCGAGAAGCCGGACATCCCGCTGATCGGCTCCAAGCTGACCCTGGCCCTCATCGAGGCCAAGCTGCAGGAGCACCGCATCCGCCCGTACACCCTCGAGGTCGTCGAGGGCCACCGCGAGCGCATCGGTCCCTTCGACTGCGAGTTCATCGCGGTCAACCACTCCATCCCGGACGCGCTGGCCGTCGCCATCCGCACCCCCGCCGGCATGGCCGTGCACACCGGTGACTTCAAGATGGACCAGCTCCCGCTGGACCGTCGCCTCACCGACCTGCCGGCCTTCGCCAAGCTGGGCGAGGAGGGCATCGACCTGCTGCTCGTGGACTCCACGAACGCCGAGGTCCCCGGTTTCGTCCCGCCCGAGCGGGACATCTCCGGCGTCCTGCGCCAGGTGTTCGCCGGCGCCCAGAAGCGCATCATCGTGGCCAGCTTCGCCAGCCACGTGCACCGCATCCAGCAGATCCTCGACGCCGCCCACGAGTACGGGCGCCGCGTCGCCTTCGTCGGCCGCTCGATGGTCCGCAACATGGGCATCGCCCGCGACCTGGGCTACCTGCGGATCCCCGCCGGTCTCGTCGTGGACGTGAAGACGCTCGACGACCTGCCGGACGACGAGGTCGTGCTGGTGTGCACCGGCTCCCAGGGCGAGCCGATGGCGGCCCTGTCCCGGATGGCCAACCGCGACCACCAGATCCGGATCGTCCAGGGCGACACCGTCATCCTGGCCTCGTCCCTCATCCCGGGCAACGAGAACGCGGTCTACCGCGTGATCAACGGTCTGACCCGCTGGGGCGCGAACGTCGTCCACAAGGGCAATGCCCGGGTGCACGTCTCCGGCCACGCCTCCGCGGGCGAGCTGCTGTACTTCTACAACATCTGCAAGCCCAGGAACCTCATGCCGGTGCACGGCGAGTGGCGTCACCTGCGGGCGAATGCGGAGCTCGGCGCGCTGACGGGCGTTCCCAAGAACCACATCGTGATCGCCGAGGACGGCGTCGTCGTGGACCTGGTGAACGGCTCGGCGAAGATCGTCGGCAAGGTCCAGGCGGGTTATGTGTACGTGGACGGCCTCTCGGTCGGCGACGTCACCGAGACCTCGCTCAAGGACCGCCGCATCCTCGGCGACGAGGGCATCATCTCCGTCTTCATCGTGGTCGACAGCACGACGGGCAAGGTGGTGAGCGGTCCGCAGATCCAGGCGCGCGGTTCCGGCATCGAGGACGCCGCGTTCTCGGCGGTCGTCCCGAAGATCGAGGAAGTGATCGCCAAGTCCGCCTCCGACGGCGTCGTGGAGCTGCACCAGCTCCAGCAGCTCGTCCGCCGGACGATGGGCAAGTGGGTCTCCGACACCTACCGCCGCCGCCCGATGATCCTGCCCGTGGTCGTCGAGGTCTGA